One genomic segment of Capricornis sumatraensis isolate serow.1 chromosome X, serow.2, whole genome shotgun sequence includes these proteins:
- the LOC138071436 gene encoding transcription elongation factor A N-terminal and central domain-containing protein-like, whose product MSDKNQIEARVSLIEQLMSQRNFEDLGHHLTVLETLHVTPEHLQETGLVRAVYRVLKNCPTVALKQKAKRLLSEWKALYKDTLCKPEGSPKRFPLGGSQEENRGLPPDPNQEEEVRGGSRYNSLFTSQDVAGAVETIVPEDSCGGAEPKAVPLSARDPQSTNLAASGQPDPIMSVRARCTELLYEALTASSPGQPRAHLWPNLAQEIEAHVFALHPKNLQKYKTCIRSKVANLRNPRNSHLQQNLLSGTMSPREFAEMTAMEMASQELKQLRASYTKSALREHYLPQVVEGTPTRKIKCERCEKFNCQVTVIPRGTLFLPSWVRNPGPDEEMMTYVICNECGEQWYHSKWVCL is encoded by the coding sequence ATGTCTGACAAGAACCAGATAGAGGCCAGAGTTTCTCTTATCGAGCAGCTGATGTCTCAAAGGAATTTTGAGGATCTCGGCCATCACCTCACTGTGCTGGAAACTCTGCATGTGACTCCAGAGCACCTTCAGGAGACAGGGTTGGTCAGGGCGGTGTACAGAGTCCTCAAAAACTGCCCCACGGTGGCTCTGAAGCAGAAAGCCAAGCGTCTGCTGTCAGAATGGAAAGCGCTGTATAAGGATACTCTCTGCAAGCCAGAGGGCAGCCCTAAACGATTTCCTCTGGGTGGAAGTCAAGAAGAAAATCGAGGACTTCCTCCTGACCCAAATCAGGAGGAGGAGGTACGGGGTGGCTCCAGGTATAATTCTCTGTTCACATCCCAAGATGTGGCGGGAGCTGTTGAAACGATTGTTCCGGAGGATAGCTGCGGCGGAGCGGAGCCTAAGGCAGTGCCTCTGAGCGCCCGGGACCCTCAATCCACCAACCTGGCAGCGAGTGGGCAGCCGGACCCCATAATGTCCGTGAGAGCCAGATGCACAGAGCTGCTGTATGAAGCTCTAACTGCCTCCTCCCCAGGCCAGCCCAGAGCCCACCTGTGGCCCAACTTGGCACAAGAAATCGAAGCACACGTTTTTGCCCTTCACCCCAAGAACCTCCAAAAATACAAAACATGCATCCGCAGCAAAGTGGCCAATCTAAGGAACCCCCGCAATTCTCACTTACAGCAGAACTTGCTCTCTGGGACCATGTCTCCAAGGGAATTTGCCGAAATGACCGCCATGGAGATGGCCAGCCAGGAACTGAAGCAGTTGAGGGCCTCCTACACGAAATCTGCCTTACGGGAACATTACCTGCCCCAAGTGGTGGAGGGCACGCCGACGAGGAAAATAAAATGCGAGCGCTGTGAGAAATTCAACTGCCAGGTCACTGTGATCCCCAGAGGGACACTCTTCCTTCCAAGTTGGGTGCGGAATCCAGGCCCAGATGAAGAAATGATGACCTATGTCATCTGCAATGAATGTGGGGAGCAGTGGTATCATAGCAAGTGGGTGTGCTTGTGa